One region of Serinus canaria isolate serCan28SL12 chromosome 25, serCan2020, whole genome shotgun sequence genomic DNA includes:
- the LOC127060745 gene encoding kallikrein-13-like → MTWRTLAAPARSLTQVTHGGSGPPRWSVATPVSRTRAWQVAVLDIFKLYCGGVLVAPRWVVTAAHCTTPGVTTVALGKHRLYAREAGEQRRMVARMVAHPGYDPTTKDNDIMLLKLLAPAAISDRVRPIPVASCLPQPGTACVTSGWGATTSPEVTYPEVLQCVNVTLFSPAECRSFYPGSITDNMICAGHLQGGQDTCQVHLGTPGHTA, encoded by the exons ATGACGTGGCGCACCCTGGCGGCTCCCGCGCGCTCCT TGACCCAGGTGACACATGGTGGCAGTGGACCACCGCGGTGGTCGGTGGCCACGCCTGTGTCCCGCACTCGAGCCTGGCAGGTGGCCGTGCTGGACATTTTCAAGCTCTACTGCGGCGGCGTCCTGGTGGCCCCGCGCTGGGTGGTGACAGCGGCGCACTGCACCACACCTGG ggTGACCACGGTGGCGCTGGGCAAGCACCGGCTGTACGCGCGCGAGGCGGGCGAGCAGCGCCGCATGGTTGCCCGCATGGTGGCCCACCCGGGCTACGACCCGACCACCAAGGACAACGACATCATGCTGCTCAAGCTCCTGGCGCCCGCCGCCATCTCCGACCGCGTCCGGCCCATCCCGGTGGCATCgtgcctgccccagcctggcaccgCCTGCGTCACCTCGGGATGGGGGGCCACCACCTCACCTGAAG TGACGTACCCCGAGGTCCTGCAGTGTGTCAATGTCACGCTCTTCTCCCCGGCCGAGTGTCGCAGTTTCTACCCCGGCTCCATCACCGACAACATGATCTGCGCCGGGCACCTGCAGGGCGGCCAGGACACCTGCCAGGtacacctggggacacctgggcacac ggcg
- the LOC127060746 gene encoding LOW QUALITY PROTEIN: basic salivary proline-rich protein 3-like (The sequence of the model RefSeq protein was modified relative to this genomic sequence to represent the inferred CDS: inserted 1 base in 1 codon), which translates to PNWEPKLGPRPQTGNPNWDWDPNNGEPKLGLTLPQTGKPQSGYQTGIPKLGTKPLLGHPNWESPTGTGTPNWNPKLGTPTPKLGXPNWDSDPKLGTQTGTPTPNWEPKLGLRPQTGTPNWDPNPNWDPKLGLRPQTGNPNWDWEPKLGLGPQSGTGTPNWEPKLGLGTQTGIPKWDPKLGPQTGTPNWDPDPKLGTQTGTPTPNWESRLGPWDQLDANWEPNWDPTPNWETQMGLPDPKLGAQK; encoded by the exons CCCAACTGGGAACCCAAACTGGGACCCCGACCCCAAACTGGGAACCCAAACTGGGACTGGGACCCCAACAATGGCGAACCCAAACTGGGACTTACCCTACCCCAAACTGGGAAACCCCAAAGTGGATACCAAACTGGGATCCCCAAACTGGGAACCAAACCGTTACTGGGACACCCAAACTGGGAATCCCCAACTGGGACTGGGACCCCAAACTGGAACCCCAAACTGGGAACTCCAACTCCCAAACTGG CCCCAAACTGGGACTCCGACCCCAAACTGGGAACCCAAACTGGGACCCCGACCCCAAACTGGGAACCCAAACTGGGACTCCGACCCCAAACTGGGACCCCAAACTGGGACCCCAACCCAAACTGGGATCCCAAACTGGGACTCCGACCCCAAACTGGGAACCCAAACTGGGACTGGGAACCCAAACTGGGACTGGGACCCCAAAGTGGGACTGGGACCCCAAACTGGGAACCCAAACTGGGACTGGGAACCCAAACTGGGATCCCAAAGTGGGACCCCAAACTGGGACCCCAAACTGGGACCCCAAACTGGGACCCCGACCCCAAACTGGGAACCCAAACTGGGACTCCGACCCCAAACTGGGAGTCCAGATTGGGACCCTGGGACCAACTGGACGCCAACTGGGAACCCAACTGGGACCCGACACCAAACTGGGAGACCCAAATGGGACTTCCCGACCCCAAACTGGGAGCCCAAAAATAG